Below is a window of Drosophila miranda strain MSH22 chromosome 3, D.miranda_PacBio2.1, whole genome shotgun sequence DNA.
CACTCGGACTCATAATGTTCGAACCCAAGCTGCTCgagaaacagaaacacacGAGCAATAAAACATAATGTTGAAGCAGcagtagctgtagctgtagcacTGAGGCAGAAAGAACACACACAAATGTACACAGAGCCAAAGGCATTCCATTGAAAGTAAACGACAAAGAAGGATCCTCTTGCACCAGAGCCAGGAGCAGAGCCTCTCAAGTGAGGCCAATTCCTTGAGCGACAAACGATTTACAGTCTAAACAGACGACGacaacggcgacggcgacttGGACAAAATGGCGGACTTGGAACGCATACGCCTCGTGCTGCTTGGCGGGGCCGGAGTGGGCAAGAGCTCCATTGTAAAGCGTTTCCTATTTAAAACCTACACAGACAAGTACCGCGCCACCGTCGAGGATCTCTACAACCGCGAGTACGACCTGGGTGGCGTCACGTTAAAGGTGAGTCTGTGTCCGGGTCGGGGTCCGGGTACGAGTCCGGGAACAAAGCCCTACAATGCTGTTAGTGTAAATATGAAAAAAGTCTTGCTGTGCTAGGGGTTCATTGTGGTTACTTGCTGACATTTGAAGAGGACCTTTGTTTTCCGTCGCGTATTGTTCGCTTGCGCTCAAAGTTGATAAGTTAAAGTGGAAGCCTGCAATTAGAGGTGAACTTCATTGGGCCAATCAAAGTGACCATCAACTGGCAGAAATGCTGCACGTAAGCACATTAATTAGGCGGAAATCTACTAATTGGATGTCTGGAGAATAGCCTGTCCGAAAATCTCAGACAGCATCACTACCTCTAGGCATTAAATTCCATATGCAAAGTATAAGCCGCCTAGACACGTGTGTTCCTTGGTTTCCCTGGTCTCTCGGCAATGGAGTAGAAGGGATGCCGACCTGGGAGGCTGGGGCTTTGAGTACGGTTTCTCAATGCCTGCTCTGTTGCTGCCCGAGGGCATAAATAAGGAGGattacacatatgtacatataatcGTATATTTATGAGGAAAACGCAAGTTGAACGAATGACATCTTGTTAATTTAAATGCACTTGAGGCGAGCCTAGTGTGCGGAACAGCAGCCGTCAATAGCCCTAAAGAAATTCAATTCTCTCACCATAGACTTACACATATTCCTACTTCTTACTGCTTATTTTGCAATGCTCCGCTCGTTTCTAAAATTCACTCCAAAAATTGTATAATAAAGCATCGAACAATAAACCACTACACTTAAATCTTACAACGGATAACTCTATTCGTAAATGCGGAATCAGAGTTGTTAATTGTCACCCATGTTAATTGTTTTTTGTGGAGCAAAAGTATATAGGCCTATCTTTCACGCGTCCTTCGCTTTCTATAAGGGGTCTCCAAAAGCTTCCTTATGGACAGTCAATAGCTGCGACCAGGATGGTCACCCTGGTATATTATATATTCTTtcattttggtatattttgaaGTGGAAAGCTTATATTGTCCGTTTTgtgtaaaataaaatatttgtaaaacaataataagaaaaccaaaaattaTAGAAAACATATAAATTAAATACTAAAGTCAAGAAAATCAGTAAAAGCAGCAATCGAAAACACCCGTACCCGTACAGTAATGCTGTAGCGTTAAATATTATTTGATGTTTCCTTTTattgcgttgttgttgtttttttttaatattgcTTACACTAAAACACACACAACTTTAAACacaagctcagactgattttctgtctctctctttgtcgtgtcgtttaatattagcggcgtctgcctaaggagagccatactgactaagtatcgggtataaatgtagagttgcggtctccgcagcaactcacaacgttccccctcgttatatcTGTATCTTGTGTTCTCTTCTCACAACAACACGAACCGTTTTATCTCGCGCCCCTCCGCCGGAACAGCACGAGGAAAATTGGTTTGCGGTTTACTCGTgttttcaaaattgtggatgccacagattttcgtcctttttggGGGCGCAAGGACTCAAAATTAGGTTGATCTACCTCTGAGAGATGGACATAGAAATATATCAATAGAAACAGATTACATAGAGAGAgatataaaacgagggggaacgttgtgagttgctgcggagaccgcaactctacatttatacccgatacttagtcagtatggctctccttaggcagacgccgctaatattaaacgacacgacaaagagagagacagaaaatcagtctgagcttgtcgtcgggcgctgcgtggccactgcaaattgatttcttgcttttggctacaaaaatgatccgatctgatccagattcagccatctgatagatatggtcattatctatgattctgcgttttagttttcttgaatatgcaatattgtggatgcaacagattttcgttctttgtggaggcggaagggggtggggcgaaattctgagatatacgttttatagtgagatctaacagaagtgcggataccaaatttggttactctagccttaatagtctctgagatttgtggatgccccagattttcgttctttgcgggggcggaagggggtgtggcgaaatttggacacgaaacggtcaaggtccgatatcacaggagtgtggataccaagcTTGGTTGCTCTgcctcttataggttctgagatccttgaactcatattttgcaattggcaaaaccgaccatgaaacctgtgtgttagagagagacagagcgagaaagaatgaaattgttttcttgattctggctataataattatacgatctggttgagatcttacattctaaaacatatagtcatcctctacgattctgcgtttttggttttatcgtatctttaaaaatgtggatgccacagattttcgtcttttgtgggggcggaagtgggcggggcgaagttttgaaatatttttgtagcagtgacatatcacagaagtctggatacaaaacatcgttgctctagctcttatagtctttgagcactaggcgctgaaggggacggacagacggacagacggacggacggacagacggacagacagacatggctcaatcgactcggctattgatgctgatcaagaatatatatactttatggggtcgaaaacgattccttctggacgttacacacatccacttttaccacaaatctaatataccgcaatactcattttgagtatcgggtacaaaaatatataatagGGTCGGAGCCGCTTCCTTCTGGATGATACACACATCTACTtccaccacaaatctaatatacctcTACACTCTTCAAGTTTCGGGTATTATATCCATCGGGAAATCCATGTTGTACAAATAACACTAAAACACAAAAATTCTTCTTGCTCGTGGTTTACACTCCTCAAATTCTGATCAAGAACTTTTGCAGAGCTAGGGTATAATAAGAAATATAATATAGAAAACTTCGTTGTACGGAAGTTCGTAATAGTAGAGAAGCTCGACTTATAGCGGATATATTATATAATTTTGCAACACGTAGATAACGTTGCTTCAAGTTCAGATCTGGAATCAGGACTCTACAACAATCGATAGCATTGGGGTATGGCTGGATACATCTTTGATGTCGAATActcgtatatgtatgtacactaTATGCCTTGTGAATTGTGTAATTTGAGACACTTTAGTCATCTTTCCCTCCAAACAGAACCAAAAATAGCCATATATGGCGGGAATCGAGAGATTTCCGTGCGAATAGACAGCACTGGCATCTGCCACATTCTAGGGGCCTTGTCATGGCCGGGAACTTCCTGCTCCGATGGCACATCTCCTTCATCCTCCTCCCTTGTTAGTGTTTAAGCTGATTATTTGCTGTTCAAACTTGTCTTACACCGCAAGCACTCTGCGTTAGTACGAGTAGTACGGGTATATCCGGGAAAAGTTGGGGCAGAAAGTTGATTAATAGGTGTACAGGATAGGGCGCTGCGCTGGGTGGAAGATGGAGGTGACGTTGCCATCATCACCGTCATCACCATCATCATTATGATCATCATAATCGgcgtggatgtggatgtggatgctggCAGAATTGATGTTGAAAGGCGACATCGACACTGTTGGTGGTGGCGTCGTCGTTGCCGTCGTCGCCAAGTCTCGTTCTGGGGCTCTCTTTCCAGAAAAAAGTCGTTTTAATTAATTTCATTTTGACGCCCAATGGCCATCTTAAGGACGCCAGGTAAGGCGTGGGCTGAATCTTTGTGTCTAGATTGAATTCCACTCGAGGGCTGTCAGTAAGGCTTAAAGTGATTTATGCAATCTCCAACGGCAAAACGCATCCAAATCAATTTTACCTAGAACATTTTGCCTCCTGCTTGGCTCCTGCTTCTACTAATGTTTCTGCTGTCGAGGCTCTCCTTAATGGCCTCTACTCGAGTTGGGAAACAAGAAGCAACTGCAACCCGCTGTGACTGATTGTCGGAGCTGCGTGTGGCCATCAACGGGAACATTACATTGCACTAAACGATTTTCTGCTCCTAAAAAGCAATTTTGTGTCGTACGAGCGAGTGTGTATGACGCAGCTATCCAGCTATGAACTCGATGCctccgaaccgaaccgaaccgaaccgaaccaaaccaaaccgaaccgaacaaTGAACAATGCCTGCCACATGGACACGAAGAGAATCGGTGCCGAAAATCCAAATTGTGTCATTTCGTAAAGTGTTTTTAATAAAGTTTACTCATTCCGGCCAAACAATGCGTTACAAATTTGCGTCACAATAGCCAAGGCTGAAtggggagcagcagcagggcagGGGACGCTGGAGGGCTGCCGCGGAGAGCAGACACTGACACTGCTAAAcgtttggctttggctttggcgtTGGCCTTTGCACGCTGTTGACACTGCGGCTGGGAACAATGCATATCGCGTATACGCCACGCAGCACGCTATACAAAATAACGGATGCCGACACTCGGGATTAGGTGGCATCAAGTGAGCATTGAACGAGGCACGAGGCACGAGCCACGAATCATCACCCAGACACCGACACCACCACGGCGTACTCGTCCTTGTCCTAGGCATGGAAGCGAGCCTTCGCTCTTCTCTTTACATTTAAAATGGAGAGTCCACACAGAATTTCAAGGTTGAGTGAAATGGCagttttttctttaataaaATTGCGGGAAACCCAATTAAAATTTGCTCATCAAATATTAAACCGAACGGGGTGTGAGTGCGGGTGCGGGTACGGGTGCGGTCTGCAATCAAATTTGAGTCATGGAATATTTCATTACACGTAATTTTTGCTCATCAATGTTGCATGCTCCGCCTCCGTTGCAGGTGGACATTTTGGACACGTCCGGTGACATGCAATTCCCTGCCATGCGACGCCTCTCCATTGCCACGGCGCACGCGTTCATGCTCGTCTATGCCGCCACATCAGCGCCCAGCTTCCAGTGTGTGAAACAGTGCTTCGAGGAGATCCGAGAGCAGCGCGGTGACTTCCAGGTGAGTGTTGCATCCAAAGTGGCAGGTGGACGTGGAGGTGTAGATGGACTCCTGCATTTTGGATGCAATCAGCGGTGCGGGCTGAAGAGCTGTAGTACGAGAGAAATCTCTCATACGCAGTGTGATGGCCCCAGCCCGCAAAGCAATTAAAATGCTCTCATTTGAGGCGGAGCGCCAGCAGATGAGAGATTAGGCCCGCCCGCACTGAGCTCTTGTTCTCCAACTCTGCAGTTGGTTGCTGTTATTGTTTTCCTATTCGCTTTCCGTTTTCCGCTTCGCGCTGCCATTGTTCCCGAGTGTCAATTATCGCGCACTCTTCCCGTCCTGCGGGAGCCGCGGGAGCGGTTCTTTGTTTGTGCCGGGCCTTTCAGCTTCCAGACTTTGGAGTACAATTGGAGCTGCTCCTAATACGCGTACTCGACTCTCTCTGCTAATTCCCTTTTTGTCGCCTTGCAGGACATTCCTATTGTTATTGCCGGGAACAAAGCCGACCTGGCCCCCACCCACAGGGAGGTCAAACAGGAGGAGGTGACAGATTGGGTTTTCTGCGAGCTGCCGCGCTTAAGGTAAGTCCAGCCATTAATTCAACAAAATACGAGTATACGTAACCCCCCAAATAAAATTGTACAACAGCTGCTGCAGGCGACAGCAATTAGGGACCAAAAGAGCCAGGGCCGGGGCAACCCCCAAAACCGCACAACCACCAAAACAGCTGCAATTTTCATAAGTAACGCAACAAAGTGGAATTAAAAAAGCTCCATAAATTGTACGAAACATCCCCTTTCAACCCCCAACGCCCGTCCAACCAAACCATTCAAATAGCAAGGGAAATGCCAAATGGAAAACTGAAACTGCAAACTGCAAACTGCAGAAGGCAAACGGCAAGCGGCGCAATTAAATTGCTACAAATGAAATTAAGCGACGGCGAGCGTGACAGCAGGCAGAGCAGTGAAAGGGAGTGTCGGCGGGCACTTCCCGGAGCCTTTTGCCACCGAAATCAGTTGCATTGTCCGAGGATGGGGTTGCGGTGCTCATGCATTTGCGGTGCATTTGTTGGCAAAAAAAATTGGCCATTCCATGGCCAGCAGTAACAGTGAGAGTAACAGCACCTGATTAAGATCCTGATCGAAAATAGCAATTCGCCGTGCAACATTTCCCAGGAAATATTCCCACCCAATAGCTCCTAATTGGCCATGCCCGGTGGCAATTGGTGTCGCTGTCGCATAGAACATTAATTGCCTGGTCCCATTGATACCTACAAGTATGGCATGCATATGCATAAGTTTTACTTCCATTTACTTCCAACTGCATTCAATGATAGTTTTTCCGACTGCGAGAGAGGGAACAGGAGTGGGATATTGGCAGCATACTGCCGGAATATCTCTTTAAGGCACTATGCGATCTACTGGAACTGACCTGATTAACTTTTGTGTTTTCACCATCAACACTTTTAATGCATTTCTCGCGTGACAACTGGCCCTGAAAGGGGTATTCATGTCCTCTCCCATGAAAGAGCCTCGCACTTGCCTCCACCGAAGGCAGTTTTCATGTTGTAATTGCGACCTTAATAAACCGCAAACCAGGACTCGTAAAAATCACTTACAATCACATACGTGCCAGCCGCCCTGGAGGGGCTTGGCATAATTCCATTTAAggtgaggaggaggaggaggagcgaAGCTGAACCAAGTCCCAGGGCAGCGGATGGAGGAGGCGTGTCGAGGCCGGCTCGTGTTGCGGGTAAAACATGCGTGCGTAAACTTATTTAAAAGCACCAGACACCACACAGAAGGCGCACTCAACCGAAGAATGGAGATGGCAGACGATGAAGCAGGACACGAGACACAGGACGCAGGACACAGCACACAGGACACGGGACACGGGCGGCAGAACACAGTACTCACGCCAGCAGACTATTCGCGTTAGCATTACATACAAAATCCCTGCTGGATTAAACATTTACGTAGATTGATGGTGCGGTTTTGGGTATGTCGGGCTGGGACGGGTTGGGACGCGCCTTAACCCCTCGGCCACAATCTCGCACCTCAACACAGCTCAACCGCAgaccccatccccatccccacaTCCACTCCCACTGCGCTGCCACAGCCCCACAGACTTGACGTGGCATGTTCTGTGAAGCATTCTCCAGCAGCAAGCGGCAATGCAATTTGTTGCTCTGCTGATGCTTCCTGACCAtctggctgtctgtctgtctgtctgtctgtctgtctgtctgtcggcTCTGTCTGCGGTTAAGCGCTACGAGAGTACGCCACTCCAAGTGCATTTATCAGCCTGACTGAATATAGATAAATACACATAGGTATGCAACTATAGAAACTGTGTACATGCATACTCACGGGTAATTGGTTTGCTTTGTCAAAGGTGGAGCATTGTGTTTATACAGCATTTAATTGCAAAGTCATGCGCATTTCTCTGGCCATGTTTATTCTAGTAATATGAAAAAACATTACTGCGGCTATGTGGCCAACACTTTTACTTTGATTTACTGCCGTGGCAGTTTATGGCATTAACAATTCAGGCATCTATATGCTTGTGTTGCCCACTCGACCATGGCAATTaaatgaaaatctgtggattaaatacataaatattaaTTCTTTTTTGCTGTTGAGTGAGCCATAAAGGTTTTAAATTGTGTCCCAAAGCCACTTTCCACAGGTAGTGCAGCATATGCATTAAGATTTAACGAAATTCAATTCTCAGAAAAGTATTTTTGAAGCATCGAAATTTGTCGCATATTTCAAAAGTTTTCAGTGCAAATGTTACCTGTTTACTTGGCCATATTGATAGATACATATATCAATATGTATGTGCGGGTATGGCAACCGtgcctcttcctcgtctccgGCCTTGCCGCAGCTTGTCGGCACAGCGAATCGGTTTGGTGGCCGCAAGTTGCAGCGAAACCATGACATGCTCAATTCAGCCATTAGCCACTattgccactgcccctgccactgttACTGTTCCTGCCCTCGGGTCGTTCGCGTTGAGGCCCCTGTCACATGCCACTTGCCCCATGTTCCACATTGTTGCGGCGCACAAAAACACTGAATGCTATGCATCGAACATACaatattgttgctgttgcttgcTGTTTGTTTTTTCGGAATTTACATATTGCCCGCTTTATTTTTGCTTGTCCGAAGTTTCGGATGTATTCATTACGTCTACGTTTacgtatccgtatccgtataCGTTTACGGAGCTCCCAAAAGTATCCACTAACAAACActttttggattttttttcCATTGCAGGGCCAAGGTCCTCGAGTGCTCAGCGAAAGAGGACAGCAACGTGACCGAGCTGTTCAAGTCCTTGCTTTCCCTGTCCCGCTTCCTGcccaccagcagcggcagcagcgggtCCGGCGGCGGGGCGGCCGGCGAGGCGGCGCCCAGCGGATTCAAGCGCCGCTCCTCCGCCTACGTCAGTGCCTCGTCCAGTCGCAGTAAGTATGGGGCGATCGGAGCGGGACCTTATAGAATGGCTGGCCAACGGTTGCCATGGCTATGGTCATGGCCAGCATTCCcgctgctttggctttggcagTTTCAAATATCAATTAAACATTCATATTCGCCGGCTATGATTGAAAGTTTGCTGTGTCACACTATTCACGGTTTTGCAGACGGCTGCCAATTCCGGCCTTCCATGGGTCCTTCAGTCGAGCTTTGAGCGGAGCGTGCCACTTCCAAGTCCAATTACAACATTATTCCGAGCTTTACGCGCCTCCCCATAAATGCAATAATTAGCCCACGTCTCTGGCAGGTCAACGGTGTAATTAATCTGGGGCTTATGGCCATGACTAGGACCCAGTAGCCGTCCGGCTTAATCAATTATTGAAGGacatttattaatttattcaTTTTAAATCACACAGTACGGTACAGGCCGAACCAAAATCGGGTGCCAATTAATGGGCTCTCTTTAAACATTGCTACATTTGTGCCAATTTGGCTAATTGAACGCAATTAGCAGGGCTGCTACTCGCACAATTGCAGGACCCTAATTAAATGTGGAGATTCGGCAGCCAAAATGGATCAGGctatcgccatcgccatcgccatccaGCTCCCATCCCACCCCCATACCATACAATTGACAAAGACAAACTCTTTTTCATTATTCATCGGGCGACATAAAGGAGGTCCAATCAGAAAACAGAAGCAACGAAACACAAGCCAGAGACAGGGGAAGACATCATTCTGTTTGTGGAAGGGAAACACTTTCTTGACGGCCCAGTCCCGAATTAGATCAAAATGTTCGAGGGCCAAGCACGTGTATTAATTAAAGAGCTTGACCTTCTAATTACCCCATTATGGAATGCTTTATTATCTCATTACAAACTTGGCGCGCGGCATGtgaaacagaaaacagaaagaaCAGCAGACGTCGgccgatgggggacggggacggggacgcgCCTCAAGAAGTTTTCAATTTTGGATCCGCAAAGTATAAATATCTAGTTAATTAATGTTTCCCCAAAATGTTGCCGCTGACCCCTTCCTTCCCCCTCACCACATTAGAGCCCAGCCaaataattaatttaatttccgCTCAAGAAAAAAGTTGTTGAATCATTACGAGCTGCCGCTCAAAGCCCCCCCACTTCCGGCTCTCCACATTGCTGCCAATAATTGAACTGTTTGCCTGGAGGACTTTTGATAACATTTTTAGTTGCCCCAAAACCATGTTTCTCCCTTTAAACATATTCTTGCTTGTTCCTTACCATTCCATTCAATTCAGTTCAAGTCATTCAAATTAAGTGCAAAGTTGGCCGCTGGCAGACGCCTCGGAGTGAAGATTGTATTCTAGCCCATACATTCCagcaaatttaaatttaaatgcgAAACAAAAAGCAGCCATGTTCATGTGCTCACTCACTCTCTATcgcccctctctctctctctctctgcgtGTGTCCACAAAACATTAAATGCTGGCCAAAAATGTTGTCAAATATTTGGTGAAAAGAGCCACAACTGTCGATGACAGGCAGTCAAGACACGGCGACAATTGTGGTCGGAATGGCAAAGGTCGAGTGGCAGGGGCCGTCGTACTCCTCTGGCAGTTCAACGGACAGCCCAGCCCTCAGAGCGGACCTGTGTGTACCACCAAAAATGGGTCTAAGCACTTAATCACTTGAGGAGTCAAGGCGCCGAGACTGTCGCTAGGAGTGGGTCTTGCCACAGTCGAGTAATTGCCTAAAAAAGTACAACGCGGCATATGCAAAAACAAATCAGAGAAATTTCATTTGCGGCGCTGCCATTTTGCGGCTGGCATTGTGCATGTCTCTGTGAGTGTTTCAGTGTGCCAGGACACGTGCTTACAGCTCAGAAGTGTCGGTGTATGTGTGCTTGAGTGAGGACATCAAAATGGCCTCGCGCGTAAGCTGAAACCATGAGACAAAGCCAAGGCTGCAGgccacatacatatacacatgcTGCGGCTAGAAAGCGGCTCCCCCGGCCCATCCATTACGCTGGGTCGTTGAGGAGGTTTCGGGTGGCACCGCAAGCAGCCTGCCTGCCAGCCCCGGGCTAAACTCAATTGTGAGAGTTTCTTAATATACTTCAAATGCGAAATACGTTCTGCGCCACGTTTATGCGTTGAATTTGTTGCCAGTTAAGGCTCAAACTTCCCGATACCCTGCCCATCGAGCAGCTAGGCCCGCAATCTCACTCGTATAAACCCATTTTATATGGCCAAATCCATTTAGTCGCACAAGAGCAAGGGGAAAATTGGAGTATTGGAGCAGTGGAGCAGTGGAGCAGTGGAGCACACAAATGTTTTGTGTTTTCTTTCATTTGTAGCCACGCAGCTCCGAGGCTTGTAGCCGTCTGATGAAAACCCACACGAAACAGgggaaaataaaacaaatttaatttaaatttctgttACACGGCATACGCATCAATTCCCGCCGCATATGCACAATTCATATCTACAAAAACGAGCCCCAAGCCCAGACCCACATCCATCCGATTCCACCCCAGCACATTCGATACACATACGCGTATGTGTTTGCTTTCGTGCTGGGATGGCAGTATTTTTATGATGCCGCTCCGGCATCAAAACCTAGGCTTTGCAGCGAGCTCTGCCTGACTGAAAGTCTGCTGGGGGTTGCGCAGGGTTAAAGAGCATCGCTTAGTCGGTATTTACTATCCCTTTGGCAGCAGTGGGGGCCGCTCTTCTCTCGCGCTCTGCGCTTCAGCGGCATCTATTGtcctttttattttatttttttcttattTTCGCGCTTTTTTTCTGACAACAATGGGTTGCTGGTGACAGCCGCCACAGAGAAGTACTCTGGTCGTGCAACATTCTGGCACACAGACAATCAACTGCTGACGAGTTCAATAATTCCATTTGCACGGATCATTTAGCCAGAGATAGACTCAGACGGCTTAATAGGCTTTAAACTGCTATAACTAATTTGAGTCGACTCCAGTCCAGTTTTGTGTGTGCCTTCTTTATGGTTTCCATGATTCACACCTCGGTTCATCGCAGTCCGTTGTAAGTTCTTTGTTTGTCTTGGGCTGTATTGGACGCTTGACTGGCTCACAAAGGGCAGCAGCTCAGCAAACAAGCAAACACCTTTTGCTTAAATTGAATACCTTCTGGCTTGGTAATGGCAGGTTGATTGGGGATTAGTCGGAAGTTAATCACTTCATTGGCGTGGCTTAGTCGACTCGAATGGGTAAATGGTTGCTGCAGCCAGTTCGAGCACCTTTCCGGAGCTGAGTTGTGATAAGAGGAAATGCCAAAAGGGTCTTGCATCGGTCTTATCTCCATACTCGTTCCATCTGTGCAACCGACTGCGAAAAACTCATTTCGAGAAGCACATGAATTGCGTGGAAGTTTCTCGAGTGTGGTGCCCCTGTTTCCTACTCAAGTTAATTGTGCCAGTCTTCGGTGGCAGCAGTGCATACTTGAATGGGTTCCTCAGCCATGTGGCAGCTGCAGTTGCTCCAGCAACCGCCACACGCGCCACGGGACAAGGGCCACGCGTTACCGCATTCGGGAAATTGGATTACAAACTGCAGCATTCCCTTTGTGGCGAAACGAACAGGAAATTTTCTAATTAGCAAATATTAAATTCCGTTACAGACAAAAACCGCATGAACAGTCCGGCTTTGGGCGCGGCTGGGGGCAGCGGCGACAAGAAGCCCTCCAGCCTCGTCGATGCGGTAGATGTGGCCAGCACCAGTGCCGAGGCGAAGCTGAAGCCGCGTTCCAGGTGAGTGCCCCAGGAGCCTGCATTCTGAGTGCCCCGTATCTCTAATCGCCCAATATCCATATTCATTACCATTTCAGATCCCTCATCCGCCGCGCCTCCCGCAAGACCAAACAGCAAATCAACAACGCATCCGATGACTGCAATTTGCAGTAAATATTCAAGGCGTCGGGGGCATAATTAAATTATGGATTATGTGGCCACACAATATGTATTATTAATAGTGGATTGCAGTTAATTAGTGTGCATAAACAAAGGGCgcgaatattttttttttcgatgTAATGAGTTGATAACGTGTTTACGGCATTAAATTCGTGAAACCCAAACTTGCTCAAAGGCAAACAAACCAGGAACCCAGTAACCCAGTCACCCAGTCACCCAGTATCCCTGTAACCCGTATGTGTTGATAATAAATGTACAACTCGATAATTAGTGTATGCAAGCAATACGTATTTGCATATTGGCTATCTAATGCATTATTTTGTGCCACAATGGCATACTCCAAAATGAAACTCCATGTCTGAATGCGTTCAggaaaaatattatttaaagaGTGCAGATTATATTCCCATTTGTAGCATTTACCAGACCGCATCCAGCAGTCGAGTCCGATGGTCGCTGTCCATTTGT
It encodes the following:
- the LOC108160827 gene encoding GTP-binding protein Di-Ras2; this encodes MADLERIRLVLLGGAGVGKSSIVKRFLFKTYTDKYRATVEDLYNREYDLGGVTLKVDILDTSGDMQFPAMRRLSIATAHAFMLVYAATSAPSFQCVKQCFEEIREQRGDFQDIPIVIAGNKADLAPTHREVKQEEVTDWVFCELPRLRAKVLECSAKEDSNVTELFKSLLSLSRFLPTSSGSSGSGGGAAGEAAPSGFKRRSSAYVSASSSRNKNRMNSPALGAAGGSGDKKPSSLVDAVDVASTSAEAKLKPRSRSLIRRASRKTKQQINNASDDCNLQ